Proteins from a single region of Aureibacter tunicatorum:
- a CDS encoding DUF2147 domain-containing protein produces MKVGKLIMMLVCLLATTNLFAQSHSDDIIGIWETEDKDGRMEIYKCEDKYCGKLLWGKDIVEEDGVTSKKDVNNPDDDLKSRDLVGITNLIGLKYKKNGEYTEGEIYDANSGKMYSCLIKLKGGDMHMRGYIGVPLLGQTVIWKRIK; encoded by the coding sequence ATGAAAGTTGGAAAATTAATCATGATGCTTGTTTGCCTATTGGCAACGACAAATTTATTCGCTCAAAGCCATTCTGATGACATTATTGGAATTTGGGAGACTGAAGACAAGGATGGCAGAATGGAAATATATAAATGCGAAGACAAGTATTGCGGAAAACTGCTTTGGGGTAAAGATATTGTGGAAGAAGATGGTGTAACTTCTAAAAAGGATGTCAATAATCCTGATGATGATTTGAAGTCAAGAGATCTTGTGGGTATTACGAATTTGATAGGTTTGAAATACAAAAAGAATGGAGAATATACAGAAGGAGAAATATATGATGCTAATAGTGGTAAAATGTATAGTTGCTTGATAAAGCTCAAAGGAGGTGATATGCATATGAGAGGTTATATAGGTGTTCCTTTGCTTGGGCAGACAGTGATCTGGAAACGTATCAAATAA
- a CDS encoding aldehyde dehydrogenase family protein, with translation MDKNISELQRIFNLQKKAYRASHMPTYQERIDRLNRLEQLTRNNIEEITNALQQDFGTRSRDWIFVADIFPQLSHVKKVKKHLKKWMRRERKSSGLLSLTGQRTYIVNEPLGVVGIVSPFNAPVSLAFDPAIDALAAGNRAMIKISESTPKTAELIKKLVSEYFAEDELAVITGDVEVSKVFTSQPWDMFFFTGGSEVGKHILAANAKNLTPTILELGGKSPCVILDDADVKTAAAKIGLIRLTNAGQVCISGDYVLLPENKLETFIDEARNQVEEAYPSIIDNENFTSIINDQSYNRITGYIDEAKAAGCRIIQCNPKNELVPDPLTRKIPMTMVVNPSKDLKVSQHEIFGPVLSIYTYSDLDDVIHLINRKEKPLALYIFGKNRKAIDKVINNTSSGGVTVNDLLMHADSDHIGFGGVGYSGMGRYKGGFIGYQAFTNPKAVHEQGLMGRFTTNFFKPYKSDRTRKMIRGQVGVK, from the coding sequence ATGGATAAGAATATTTCTGAATTACAACGCATATTCAACTTGCAAAAGAAGGCTTATCGTGCGTCGCATATGCCAACTTATCAAGAAAGAATAGATAGACTCAATAGGTTGGAGCAATTGACTCGAAATAATATAGAGGAAATCACGAATGCATTGCAACAAGATTTTGGAACTCGCAGCAGAGATTGGATTTTTGTAGCCGATATTTTTCCGCAGCTTTCTCATGTCAAAAAAGTTAAAAAGCATTTGAAGAAATGGATGCGCAGAGAAAGAAAATCTTCGGGATTATTGTCTCTGACTGGACAACGCACTTATATTGTCAATGAACCTTTAGGAGTGGTGGGTATCGTGTCTCCATTCAACGCACCTGTAAGCTTGGCTTTTGATCCTGCCATTGATGCGCTTGCTGCTGGAAATAGGGCGATGATTAAAATTTCCGAAAGCACTCCGAAAACAGCTGAATTGATTAAAAAACTTGTTTCAGAGTATTTTGCCGAAGATGAATTAGCTGTGATAACTGGCGATGTGGAAGTATCCAAAGTGTTTACATCGCAGCCTTGGGATATGTTTTTCTTTACCGGAGGGTCCGAAGTAGGTAAGCATATTCTTGCCGCTAATGCCAAGAATCTTACGCCTACAATTTTGGAGTTGGGAGGCAAGTCTCCTTGTGTTATTTTGGATGATGCTGATGTTAAGACTGCGGCAGCCAAGATTGGCTTGATTAGGCTTACTAATGCGGGGCAAGTATGTATCTCGGGGGATTATGTGTTGTTGCCTGAAAACAAGTTGGAAACATTTATTGATGAAGCTAGAAATCAAGTGGAAGAAGCTTATCCTTCGATCATTGATAATGAGAACTTTACTTCGATCATTAATGACCAATCTTATAATAGAATTACAGGATATATTGATGAGGCAAAGGCTGCTGGCTGTCGAATTATTCAATGCAATCCTAAAAATGAATTAGTGCCTGATCCGCTTACTCGCAAGATTCCAATGACTATGGTTGTGAATCCTTCGAAAGACTTGAAGGTTTCGCAGCATGAGATATTTGGCCCAGTGTTGTCGATTTATACTTACTCCGATCTTGACGACGTCATTCATTTGATTAATCGAAAAGAAAAGCCATTGGCTTTGTATATTTTTGGAAAGAACCGTAAAGCAATTGACAAAGTTATCAATAACACTTCAAGTGGAGGAGTGACTGTTAATGACTTGCTTATGCATGCTGATAGTGATCATATTGGGTTTGGCGGTGTAGGTTACAGTGGCATGGGTAGATATAAAGGCGGGTTCATAGGGTATCAGGCTTTTACTAACCCAAAAGCGGTGCATGAGCAAGGTTTGATGGGAAGGTTCACAACAAATTTTTTCAAGCCATACAAGAGTGATAGAACTCGTAAAATGATAAGAGGACAAGTAGGTGTAAAGTAG
- a CDS encoding AraC family transcriptional regulator: MAGIYHIKSISELHRMLGCSPPRHPSISLVKFLDMKLNEKDIDFKGATVDFYVISMKNSSGQIKYGKGYYDFEEGTMLFAAPNQIMYPSHLSSEVLDSEGWSLFVHPDLLYGTDLGKKMGEYSFFSYDTDEALHLSEIEKIKILSCVNNIVEEYNQNIDAHSKHLIVSNLELLLNYCRRFYDRQFLTRGKQNKSVVVRIERLLIDYFNSEKPLNLGLPTVKYCAEEIGLSPNYLSDLLKKETGKNTKEHIDYYLLERGKNLLLSSDQNISQVAYDLGFEDPKSFSKLFKKKVGVTPNDFRSSVN; encoded by the coding sequence ATGGCAGGAATTTATCATATTAAATCAATCAGCGAATTGCACAGGATGCTGGGATGCTCTCCTCCGAGGCACCCCAGCATATCACTTGTCAAGTTTTTGGATATGAAGTTGAATGAGAAAGATATCGACTTCAAAGGTGCTACGGTAGACTTTTATGTCATTTCCATGAAGAACTCTTCAGGCCAGATAAAATATGGAAAAGGATATTATGATTTTGAAGAAGGAACGATGTTGTTTGCCGCGCCAAACCAGATCATGTATCCTTCTCATTTGAGCTCTGAAGTTTTGGATTCTGAAGGTTGGAGTTTGTTCGTGCACCCTGATTTATTGTATGGAACGGATTTGGGGAAAAAGATGGGAGAATATTCTTTCTTTTCCTATGACACTGATGAGGCTCTGCATCTTTCCGAAATAGAGAAAATTAAAATTCTTTCATGCGTTAATAATATTGTGGAAGAATATAATCAAAATATTGATGCTCATAGCAAGCATTTAATAGTTTCGAATTTGGAGTTGCTCTTGAATTATTGCCGAAGGTTTTATGATCGTCAGTTTTTGACAAGAGGCAAGCAGAATAAAAGCGTGGTGGTAAGAATAGAAAGGCTTTTGATAGATTATTTTAATTCTGAAAAGCCTTTGAATTTGGGTTTGCCTACAGTGAAATACTGTGCAGAAGAGATAGGATTGTCTCCCAATTATTTAAGTGATTTGTTGAAAAAAGAAACGGGTAAGAATACTAAAGAGCATATTGATTATTATTTGCTTGAAAGAGGAAAGAATTTATTGCTTAGTTCTGATCAGAATATAAGCCAAGTGGCTTATGACCTAGGTTTTGAAGATCCGAAGTCTTTTAGCAAATTGTTTAAGAAGAAAGTAGGTGTTACGCCAAACGATTTTAGAAGCTCAGTGAATTAA
- a CDS encoding translesion error-prone DNA polymerase V autoproteolytic subunit translates to MLLIHSISEISNLSLRKVSNYIPAGFPSPAENYIENAIDLNKELVSNRDSTFFIKVSGESMRDAEIYDGDVLVVDRSIKPKHGDIAICRLNGDFTVKKLHLQEKEIKLYPENSDFSPIEITAFDEFIVWGIVTYTIHKIT, encoded by the coding sequence ATGCTACTTATTCATTCTATATCGGAAATAAGCAATTTGTCACTTCGCAAAGTTTCAAATTACATTCCCGCTGGGTTTCCCTCTCCCGCGGAAAACTATATAGAAAATGCCATTGATCTAAATAAAGAGCTTGTAAGCAATAGAGATTCAACATTTTTTATAAAAGTATCTGGTGAATCGATGAGAGACGCGGAAATATATGACGGAGATGTTTTGGTCGTTGACAGATCTATTAAGCCCAAGCATGGAGACATTGCTATATGCCGGCTAAATGGTGATTTCACTGTCAAAAAACTTCATTTGCAAGAAAAAGAAATTAAACTATATCCCGAAAATTCTGACTTTTCTCCAATAGAAATCACCGCCTTTGATGAATTTATTGTATGGGGTATAGTCACCTACACTATTCATAAAATCACTTAA
- a CDS encoding PKD domain-containing protein, whose translation MQILTSAFIAFGNSGYGQNQTNHHYCGFSNDKLEHSAITNIAPSANELRRSKADEILTFPVVFHIIHENGLENITDDQCIEQVKQLNEDFQAYNDGFNDIINEFSSVKANVGLQFSLAKKDPQGNSTSGIVRHYVKGGSTQYNGEEDDMINSYGWPNDKYLNIYVVRQADYGNPGSPVGYGSGWASPVTGTTCSFWAIGRTRTASPTHPGLVTHELGHYYNLPHTFPTPGTCGDGDGIADTPPTDAASQSPLGRCDLTYAPCGTLTNAQNFMDYSECQVMFTEGQKSVIRQACANIYGSINSQENLITTGVIGEAVSAQFWSDLITLPKNNPVIFTDISETENEEITNYSWEFEGGSPSTHIGKTPPPITYQSNGKYNVKLTVTTASGETDFELKEDYIEITDDLVIRDGDFTVSQGTFWDPGFDGDYGVRTNQTMTLHPENSASKITMVFEDFNMEGGNCTNDYLTIFNGPTTNSPVIGTYCGTNSPGTIASTHSSGALTFKFSSNVEARYPGWKARFASINESLPPIPAFEISSTSICEGESIQINDKSLGQIDQWIWEFPEGSPASFTGATPPEISYAKEGIYDIHLTVSNENGSEKISLENAVQVGISASLPFAESFENNFPPANWKIVNPDNSITWEQRIGVGNNSSSCLIINNSDYNATGQKDDLIMESLDFSEHSEISMTFDVAYTKYNNNSPDQLAVLVSTNCGETWTNVYQKTHTELETVAIPTNSSNAWIPSQADHWRVEEINLSQFSGESDVMIKFENTTGFGTRIWLDNIKIKINDIVLGDRGQSNNIKIYPNPINNKQFNVDAPQSGNYALYSINGHIIEQGSLTKGKNILNTKVSSGIYIFESKINNQTTREKIIIL comes from the coding sequence ATGCAGATTTTAACATCTGCGTTCATAGCTTTTGGAAATTCCGGCTATGGTCAAAATCAAACTAATCATCATTATTGTGGATTTTCAAATGATAAATTAGAGCATTCAGCTATTACAAATATAGCACCTTCAGCAAATGAACTGCGAAGATCCAAAGCAGACGAGATTCTAACATTTCCAGTCGTATTTCACATCATCCATGAAAATGGTTTGGAAAACATTACAGATGATCAGTGCATCGAACAAGTAAAACAATTAAACGAAGATTTTCAAGCTTACAACGATGGATTCAATGATATTATTAATGAATTCTCTTCAGTAAAAGCCAATGTAGGATTGCAATTTAGTTTAGCGAAAAAAGACCCTCAAGGCAACTCTACTTCAGGTATCGTAAGACATTATGTAAAAGGTGGCTCAACGCAATATAATGGAGAAGAAGATGATATGATAAACTCCTATGGCTGGCCCAATGATAAATATTTGAATATATATGTGGTAAGGCAAGCCGATTACGGCAACCCTGGGTCTCCTGTAGGTTACGGCTCTGGTTGGGCTAGTCCAGTTACAGGGACAACATGCTCTTTTTGGGCTATAGGCCGTACACGTACCGCCTCGCCTACGCACCCTGGGTTAGTAACACACGAGCTTGGCCACTATTACAACCTTCCACACACTTTTCCAACACCAGGCACATGTGGAGATGGAGACGGCATAGCGGATACTCCTCCTACTGATGCAGCATCACAGTCCCCATTAGGAAGATGTGACTTAACTTATGCTCCTTGCGGAACACTTACGAACGCCCAAAACTTCATGGATTACTCAGAATGTCAAGTAATGTTCACAGAAGGGCAAAAATCTGTAATCAGACAAGCGTGCGCCAATATTTATGGTTCTATTAATTCACAAGAAAATTTGATCACCACTGGAGTCATCGGAGAAGCTGTAAGCGCCCAATTCTGGAGCGACCTAATCACATTGCCAAAAAATAACCCTGTGATATTCACAGATATTTCCGAGACGGAAAATGAAGAAATAACAAACTACAGCTGGGAATTTGAAGGCGGATCACCTTCTACTCACATAGGCAAGACTCCTCCTCCTATCACATACCAATCCAATGGAAAATACAATGTGAAACTTACCGTAACAACCGCTAGCGGCGAAACTGACTTTGAGTTAAAAGAGGATTATATTGAAATCACTGACGACCTTGTTATAAGAGATGGCGATTTCACAGTTTCTCAAGGAACATTCTGGGACCCCGGATTTGATGGCGACTATGGAGTAAGAACCAATCAAACTATGACTTTGCATCCTGAGAATTCAGCATCCAAAATCACTATGGTTTTCGAAGACTTTAATATGGAAGGAGGAAATTGCACCAATGATTATTTGACTATTTTCAACGGCCCGACAACCAACTCGCCAGTTATCGGAACTTATTGCGGAACGAACTCTCCCGGCACAATTGCTTCAACGCATTCATCTGGAGCTCTTACATTCAAATTCAGCTCCAATGTAGAAGCCCGTTATCCAGGATGGAAAGCCAGATTCGCATCAATTAATGAATCCCTGCCACCTATTCCTGCGTTTGAAATCTCTTCAACCTCTATATGCGAAGGGGAAAGCATACAGATCAACGACAAATCGCTTGGACAAATTGATCAATGGATTTGGGAATTCCCTGAAGGATCTCCAGCTTCCTTTACAGGCGCTACGCCTCCAGAGATTTCCTACGCAAAAGAAGGAATCTACGACATTCACCTTACTGTCAGCAACGAAAATGGATCCGAAAAAATCAGTTTGGAAAATGCGGTTCAAGTTGGGATAAGCGCATCTTTGCCTTTCGCTGAAAGTTTTGAAAATAATTTCCCTCCTGCCAACTGGAAAATCGTCAATCCAGATAATTCCATTACATGGGAACAACGCATAGGAGTTGGCAATAACTCAAGCTCTTGCCTTATCATCAACAATTCTGACTACAATGCTACTGGTCAAAAAGACGACCTGATTATGGAATCTCTTGACTTCTCCGAACATTCGGAAATTTCCATGACTTTCGATGTTGCCTATACCAAATATAACAACAACAGCCCTGACCAACTTGCTGTACTGGTGTCTACCAACTGTGGAGAAACCTGGACTAATGTTTACCAAAAAACACATACAGAATTAGAGACTGTAGCCATACCAACAAACTCTTCAAACGCATGGATCCCTAGTCAAGCAGATCATTGGAGAGTCGAAGAAATCAATTTGAGCCAATTCAGCGGAGAGTCGGATGTCATGATCAAATTCGAGAATACTACAGGTTTTGGCACAAGAATTTGGCTGGACAATATCAAAATAAAGATCAATGATATCGTTCTTGGAGACCGAGGACAAAGCAATAACATCAAAATTTATCCAAATCCAATAAATAACAAGCAATTCAATGTAGACGCACCACAATCCGGCAACTACGCTTTGTATTCGATCAATGGACATATTATCGAACAAGGGAGCTTGACAAAAGGCAAAAACATATTAAATACAAAAGTTAGTTCTGGCATTTATATTTTTGAGAGTAAAATCAATAATCAAACTACTCGAGAAAAAATTATTATCCTATAA
- a CDS encoding thioredoxin family protein, translating into MEVGQLECEINAGKGVIVYFQSPMCGVCKLLREKITVVLEKYPEIKILDINLKESPELGALLGVYVAPLFVLYIGGKEYLRKNQNGSTALFENELDRLKRMGAFDD; encoded by the coding sequence ATGGAAGTAGGTCAACTGGAGTGTGAGATTAATGCAGGAAAGGGCGTGATAGTGTATTTTCAATCGCCTATGTGTGGTGTTTGCAAATTGTTAAGAGAGAAGATCACTGTGGTTTTGGAGAAATACCCAGAAATAAAAATATTAGATATAAATTTGAAAGAAAGCCCAGAGTTAGGAGCATTGTTAGGCGTGTATGTAGCTCCTTTATTCGTGTTATATATTGGAGGCAAAGAGTATTTGAGAAAAAATCAAAATGGCTCTACGGCATTGTTTGAAAATGAGCTTGACAGATTGAAAAGAATGGGAGCGTTTGATGATTGA